The genome window AAAGCAAacgggaatatcggtgaaggaggaaacggagaagtggtaacaggcaatgttgagatgaagagatagagtgagtattttgaaggaatgttgaatgtgtctgatgacagtgtGACAGAGAGACTCGTTGCAGAATGGTTTGAGGTGGGAAATACTCCTGAAAGCCTTATATAAGGCTTAGTGTGACACGGTGGCCGGAGTGAATGAaactgctgttgaatttcttaaaaagaggtgactatattgttcattagttagttaggatttcactgtatttatggatcagggtgacgtgcctgaggattggcgaaaggCAAAGGCAAATGTTAGAACTGTAGTGGTACAAGTTTGCTGATTGTATCTGGCTAGTTATATCGGgttgagagcatcagattggggaggaacagagtGGTTTCAAGGgtagtacaggatgtgtggatcatcttgcttatttaaagaatgtgtatgagaaatactagagaaacagaaggatttatatgtggcatttatggattgagagagagagcatacgacTGGGTTGACAGAGATATTGTCTGGAAGGTCTTACGATTATATGGTGTAAAAGGAAAGCTACTGAAGGCGATGAATTTTCACCAAGAGTGTGAGACTTATGTGCAAGTAGATAAAATGAAatgagtgattccaggtgaaggttggtctgtggaaaTTTTGTGTGATGTCATAATgattatttcatttgtttatggttggggtggtgagggcgcTGAATACAGGGgccttgaagagaggggtgaatatgcagtctgtagggagtgAAGGTAGGGGGcggggcttgtgaagtgagtcatgttgtttgctcatgacacagtactggtgaaGATCCGAGTGAGAAACCTCAAaagttgctgtttgaatttgggagagtgcttgaaaagaggaagttgagagtagatgtgaattgaaaaaaaaaaagattatcacgTTCAATAGAGGGAGTGTAAgattagataaaaagaaaatggggggaagTAGAGTTTCTCAGaatggaatggaaccatggaaagggaagcgagtcatagagtgggtcagggggcaaagattctaggACGATTGATGAATATGTTGAAAGAAGAGACGTTCTCTGGGCGGCGAAAGTGGATATGGAACTCCCAGCGTTGTTGTATGGATACAAGGCACGGGctttagatgaggatgtgtggagaaggCTAGATGTGATGAAATtatacgtttgaggacaatatgtggagtgaggtagtttgatcgagtaataatgaatgggtaagagaaacATATAGTAAAAAaaggagtgtgggtgagagagcagaagaaggggtgttgaaatggtttggacatatggtttgaatgagtgaggaaaggttgacaaagagcatacATTTGACAGagttggaaggaacaaggagaacggagggagagagagagagagagagagagagagagagagagagagagagagagagagagagagagagagagagagagaatcaaactgaagatgaaaggatgtaatgaaaaagacTGGGCGATTGGGtgctgaatatgcaggagggtgaaaggcgtgcacgggacaggtAAATTGGAACGCTGCGGTATagtgggatcgacgtgctgttattagtggattgaaccagggcatgtgaagcatccgtgacaagccatggaatggtctgtgcgGCCTGGTTATATGGATAGGGAGGTGttgttctggtgcattacatacagcttgagaatgaatgtgagcgaatgtggcctttcttctatTTTTGGCGCTACCTCCCAGACAAGGGAAACACCGATCAAGTACAAAAGAAACTGTGTTACAGGGAGCTTGCAATTCAGCCACATCCACTATACAGGACGGTTTGATATCAAATGTGGTGAAATAGTTTGATTTTCTGAGTAGGATAAGGGCAACAcagtggagagggaggtagataTTTGGCAGTGTTCGAGTGACATCCTACAGCCATGAAGGGATATCGTGGTATACTAAACCACAATTGTTGTTATTATGAGCAATGACGTAAAAGCACGACTCGCGTTTGAGAAGTGCAGTCTTATATAGGTTTACGTCTCGCGGAATGAAGTTCAAGACTGTTTTGGGGGGATGATGTTTTAGGATTTATGTGATAAAATCGTTTACtgctttgtactttttttttttttgtaccgggGATGTGTATGGGGAATCTGTGGTTACATGTAGCTGAAGTTTGAGATCCTTTGAACTTCTACCTGAAATCTGGTTAATGGCTATAGAATGGCTCGGATGGAAGGAGTGAGTTGTTACATAAGATTGGATGCTGAACACACTGGGATGAGACTGAAGATGAAGAATTTCTTTATTTGTTTTGTACGTAATGATCGTTTGTGGATGCTTCTGATCATATTGAGGTGGGGCCGTAAATGAAACGGTTGGATTGGTCGTGCTGGTAATGATCGTTAGTGTGTGGTATTTTATTATTTTGAGTCGTCTATTATCGGTGTCTTGTTGGTTTATTTTGTTGTCTCATGAGAAGGATGGGTGACAGCCAAGTTGTCACAATTTAAAGTGAAACGTGTGTGGTGTATTATGTAGACGATACTTATAGATTCCTTTCCTATTTAAAACCTTGTGTCTATTACTGTTCTGAGGCTATTTAGTTTATTCATAGACTTTTGTGCTGATGTTTAGGATGTGGGGGAGTAAATGTCTTATGAATGTTGTGTTAGTCCTCGTGAGGTTGGTGTTGCATATTGTTAGAGGTTCATCATTCAGGTTAATGCAAGAGTGTTGGTCGAATTCCTGTACATCAAGGTTAAAGAGAATGACAGTGGATTTCTGTTGAAATACAAGCATTGATTTTCTTCAAGACAGTGTTCTAATTGCATGATATAGTGCTACATGTTTACAGTTGTTTTTGAAGTGCTGGGATACTGCGATATGACTAGGAAGATATTCTCATTGTGGTTTGAGGAGGGTATGAGGGAAATCGTATAGGTAGAAATCATAAGAGAGCTGGTGGTGAAAGAACAGTTTTCTACAATGGCAAAGCAACGCACCCGGTCCAAAAAACCAGCGTGGTACAGTCACAGCTCATAGCTGCCTGCCACACTATCACTCTATCACTCTCtcccaatctatgttcctcactCCCTGCCGCTGTCTCACCTGTGCCTGGGTTGTTTCAATCAAAGCTTGTGACAAGCTCACCCAATTCCAGGCAGTACTTGGCACTACCTGCTCAACTCCCTCCCTATCTCCGGCTGTGTTCATCCGTGCCTATCATACCCATCCTTAGGCTGTATGAGGTAGCTCagcaatcactttcttctttcacaggtGATACCAAGGATGATGGGGCTTGAggctgcctcccttcctccttatCTTCTTCTCTCAGTTGActttgctgttgtttttgttgttgctgcttcAGCTGTTGCTGAAGCAAAAGCCGCTTCTGTAGCTGGAGTTGCTATAAAGGGGACACGGAAGTTAGAGTAAGCAATGGAGAAATGATGTTTAACATTCATGCAACATGCAACTTACACTTTAACCAGGACTTGTAATTCGGCATTTACGAATAGTTGAAGTTACCTTTGCATTAGCAATTGCTTGGTGACGGTAGTGGGAGGCGAGGAGTTCTAGCGAGGCCAAGTATGCTGCTGTGGAGGAGCCTTCATCCTTGTCCTTCTGATGGCTATGATCCTTAATCCGACTTGGAGATGGGGAGCGGGAACCTCTAATTTGTCGTGGGCGGGGAATCGGATTAGGAGATGGACGTGGGAGGGAAAGGCTGTGGGCACGGATAGCAGGGTGTGGGCGTGGTACAAGGACTGTACGTCCTTCCCATGATCTATCCTCTTGAACAGACTGATGAATAGTTTTTCGTATAACATCGACAACACGGGGCGTCGTAGATAAGGAGGAGCTCCTTTCTTCACTTGGTCGTGTGGAGTGCACTAGTACGGGGTTGATGGCCTCCGTCAGTAACATTACATTTTCGGTGAGGGCCGTCAGACCAATCTGGTCTTCGTAGAATGGGAGTTGCGAAACCCGTTGGGGAGCTGGCACCAAGAGTCCCCCATGACTGTTTGTGAAAGCTGCCGCATCCGACTTGCAGCGCAAGCGGAGCGGCTTCGGTGGACGAGGGGGCGGTTTGGGGTCTAGATCTTGCCACAGAGGCAACCTTGGTGATTCTGTTTCACTCTTATTCACCTCAATAACAGTGACATTAGTTTCGTGTCGCCTTTCGTCTTCATCACTGGCAACAACTGAGGATGAATCTGGTGACGGAGGATCAGAGTGGGTTGGAGTTGGGTTCTTGCTGCTAACTTCAGGAGATGAATACCCAGATGATGATGACTCTACCACAGCAGCTTCCTTAGGGCTGTCCCGCAGCTCTGGATTTGTCCATTGTTCCTTTGGTAATACCCGTGAAGATGTCTTCGTACTGGAGCTGGTAGTTGTGGCGGTCTCCTTGTATCGTGGTGCTACACTAAGATTTGTTTGTGCACAAGAGGCTCGACGGCGAATTGGACGATAGCTCTCCGTCTGGCAGCCAGCTGTTCTGAATGAAGGGACGCGAAGGACAATCTTATTCCGCTGAAGTTCGCTGAGTGGCAGCTGGTCTAGAAGTACTCTTGAATCTTCAAGAGCCTCCCGATGTGCAACTTCATATTTGCTGGGTTTGATTAAACTTTTCCTGAGGATGCTCTTAGGTATCTTTGTGTCGAGGGTTTTCAAACTTTCCGTTATGTTTTCATCCGACTTCGTAGCTCGGAGGGATACCGTATCTCCATGATCAAGAATGTTGGTGAGTACTTCTTCAAGTCGTCTCAAGTTGTCAACAGTCATTCCTTCCGGTTGTATTCTGTCAGTCTTCTTCACACGGCACGGGTGTGTTGTAGCTGAGGTTTGATCAACTAAAGAAGGAGACTTTTCTGGTAACGATGAACGCGATGTTTTAACTACTTCAGTCCGTGCTGATTTCAGACTTCCTGACTGGCGAGCTGCTGATGTCTCTTTCGAGGCCTCGTCATCAGACTGTGAAAGTAACGCAGAGTGTGGCTGTGGAGCTGGTCGCTTACGAGTATTCTTTATGGTCTCTTCAATGACAGGAAGAGGCAGATGATGCTCAAACGTCAGAATTCGCTTTGTATTACTTACCGCTGATCGAGACTCTCGCTGAATTCCTATATGAGGCTGTAGATTGTCTATTGGTCCGTTATTAATGTTTAGTAATATGTTGtctgttctttgttcttcttcctctgtaGATCTTGTAGTGAAGGCAGTCAAAGCGTCACATATTTCCTTCTCTTCATCTTGGAATTTACTGAGTGCACTTTGATCACTAGAAGATGGGACAGATTTACGCTTCTTTGGTGGAGGTGGAGCTGGACCTTTTGGTTTAACGATGCGAGGCATAGAATGATTTATTGGCCCGAAGGAAGTGAGAACTGTTCTACCATCAAGCAGTCTCTCTTGGACGCTGGTGGAACGGTGGATGTGGATAGTTCCACTACCATCACTCGATGTTTCCCTGAAGGTGGAGAGACTTTGGTCGGAGCGACTTTTCTCGCGGGACAGAAAGCCGACCTTGATCACTGGCGCAGCGTCCAGCTCGTCCAGTGAACAGGCATGGAACTTGCGACTCAGAGTAGACCCTTCGTGGCTGTCTTCCAACATCATTCTACCAATGACTGAATATGAACGGTGAATCCGACAAGCATTCTGTTTGGAGCTAGAGGGTTCAGGACAAATGATAGGGGGTGGTTTTCGCGGGAGGCTGCCCGAAACTTGAAGATCTCGTCTGGCAGCGAAGCTCTGTGCACGCTGCGGCCTCTGATAAACTCGAGCGAACCGAGAAGTGGCGAAGGATGCATGGCGTGCAGGCACTCGCCGCGAGGAGATGGGGTAGTCTGTCAACAGGTTTGAACCCACAGAGCGCAGCAGTGTAGCATTTTTGTCTTCCTCAGGGTGGTAGACCCAAGCCGATGACCCTCCAGGGTCGGGTAGGGCAACTACATCCTCCAGAGATGGTGTGGAGTCTTGACTTTCCTGGGAATGTGAAAGTGTGATTTTAGCAGCAATGCATAGCTCGTCGCATTGTGTCTCCTCATAAGATTCATCGTCTAAATGACTTGGTATATCTAAGCCTTCGACTTACTTGCAAGATGTCTGTTACTAGGATAATATGAATCTGAGATAAGATATAATCTAAGAGATATCAATATCTTTTCAAGCGGAAGAAGCATCAAAAGGCGCATCAAAAGGCAAACTGAGTAAGATGATGCTATTTGATAGCAACATTTAGTTTGAGATGTCTGGAAACATCTTTATGGATCAACGATTTATGATTAAAATACTATGAGTTTTTAACGTGTGAAGACTCAAAATCATCCATTATAATCTAATTTCAAAATGATCTCGAGCTTTGTCTCGTAAATCTTTCTTTCGTCCAAAACCTACTACTGGCAAATGGGTAACTGCCGCGTCAGCTGTGAAATAGCTTCAAATCGCACAACACAATGACTTTCATTCCATGCTGTTCACCTTTGCAACGACATCTCGTAATTATTATACTCAGTTGCACTCTTAGGAAAGATAACATCTTTCTCTGTCATCATATCACAGGAAGATGAATGTAATAGGCTTTTCTAAATATAGAATTCTCATATCTTGAGATATTGAGTTTTCTTATGCAAGCCCATAGGAAAATCTTCCAATGTTAGCGAACGGTAAAACAAAATACCTTTACAGCCGAACGTAACATATATAGAAATTTGTAGTTTGTCTAACATTGTTCTTTGTAAACTTTGGACATGCTGTCCATCACATACGGGACCAGAAGCCCAATTCATTGTTTAAAAGCATCAAATATAACAGTTGTTCTCATCAAACTGCTCGATTTAATAAAGAACCTAACAAAACAGCGCGTAGACATTTATATTATACAAGAGACACCTCCGGAAAGTATTATTCTTATACATTAAAAGCATCAGAAAGCGAGAAAGCATTTTTCTCCCTTCAGATTACTCGTATTTCTATAACTGAATATACTATTCCGTGTGTGCTTTTGTTCACTGAAATCTTGTTTCGTGAAAACTCTCTCTCGTAGTCTCCATTACCTATCAGAAGTGATAATGGTGAACAGACTTTAAACATTGTGATGTGGGTGCAAGTTCTATTATCTTCTTCATGCTAGTCCCTCACAGTGGTATAGAATCGTGCCTCTTATTACAAACTATAAAAATTCTGTGTCTATTTGATTCAGAAAGACTGAAAAAGTATCATACTATATTTCAGTACATTTCTAACTGTGTTTATTTGATTCAGAAAGACTGAAAAAGTATCAAACTATCTTTCAGTACATTTCTAAACAACGTGCTGACATGatttttttaacaaaataacAGATTAATTATGGCAATCATTTTGTACAAGCAACTGAATATCTCGTTCAAATGGTCAGATGGATATCACAAAGCAAGGATTAACGACATACTCGGAAAGAGTAATAGCCCGTATATGGCCACACTAAACTTAGGAGGTTTGGGTAACATAGGAAATTCCGTTGTTCCTAACAAAGAACCACTGACTTCAAGGATACTGTGGTCACAAGCTATTCTTACCCTGATCCGTATCATATTGTATTCCTACACGTCTTTTGTTGCAAGATATAGTGATATCCAGATAACAAAATAAGACATGGTAATGAGCTGATCACAAATATATACTTctacaatattgttattattgatccATAGTGTGATTAACTAAAATAGTTAGTTATCCTGATTCGGCTTACTTTGTCTATATGCATGTTTTGCATGAGCACATTTTAAGAGAATCTTTTAGATTTCTAGATACATGCGTATGTGAAATTGACTTGTCGGAAAGGAAATCTAAAATAAGAGTAAAATTGTGTAACATTACTCATATTGGCCTTTCATCTTTGTATATTAACCAACATAGCACGGGTATATAAAACAAATGTTGGATACTTACAAGTAGTGAAACACCACCAGACAAAGGCACTGAGCCATTCAGTCAAGCACATATCACTTGGGGGGAGAGGATATATAGTCATGTAGGAGTGAGGTGCAGTTAGGTCAGGCAGTGCTGGGGATGAGGTAAGCCCAGAGGTCATCACACACAACAATGGCTTTACCTCGTTGTTATGATGTTGTAGGACAACTAAGACCATCCACCCAATCATACATAAGAGATATACCACCAGTTACGAACTGCCAGGACAAGCACAAACATGCAAATGTTATGGAAAAACAtgctttaatgaaaatgtttaattcGTCAGTCATACAGAGCAGTGCAGCTTCAGTATTAAATAAAAACCATGTACAACGTTCCATAAAATTTTGGTGTTCTGATCTGTTACTGTTTGCATCACATAGATAATGCATGTACAATATATATTAAGGAATAGTCATGccgatttatacatatatacatatattcattgatggtgagtttgagaagatatattctattatatctaagttaaagtaccctagatctttcattgataaatcccttaagctagcaaagaagtcatttcatagagttgaacccaaacctcccattgacaccaagaatcttttagttctcccttatgataacaattttactttacttcccatactGCTTAGATCCTTtgatgcaaatgttgccttcagcaacaataatattataaagaacatcttaatcaggaactcaccagaaaattctcctggatgcatctataaagtgccatgtagaaattgtgatagtttcatgttgggcagactggtaaggatctttctgttaaacttaagcaacataaatacagtataagaacaggactagaatcaaatgccttgtttaatcacgttaaagtctatgaccattgtattgactggagcaatgccatctcagttattaactctaactccagtaccacgagaaatatcattgaatcttctatcattaaatacacaaacaattgagtgaaggcctatacaaattggatagctttatcttttataaaatttgtaaacaattcccattcttgtccacataataaatctatgatacgctcgttgcctgtcttagacagtcacttgtttaccaaatggcgtcctagctacgtctcttctgcctcagcgaggtagcgccaaggaaacagacaaaaaaggccacattcgttcacacttgccctggttcagtccattgacagcacgtcaaccgctgtataccacatcgtcccaattcactctattccttgcacgactctgtatgttcaggccccgatcgctcaaaatccttttcattatccttccacctccaatttggtctcccgcttctccttgttccctccacctctgatacatacatcctctttgttaacttttcctcactcattctctccatatgtccaaaccatttcagcacaccctcttctgctctctcagtcacaatcttcttatttccacacatctctcttaccctttcattacttactcgatcaatccacctcgcaccatatattgtccttaaacatatcatttctaacacatccaccctcctccgtacaaacctatctatagcccatgcctcgcaaccatatgatattgttgggactattattcctgcagacatacccatttttgctcttcgagataatgctctctctttccacacattcttcattgctctcagaaactttgccccctccctcaccccatgacttacctccgcttctatggttccattcactgcttagtccactcacagatatctaaaacacttcacttcctccaacttttcttcacttaaacttacgtcccaattaagttcttcctcaaacatgctgaacctattaaccctgctcttattcacatttactctcagctttctcctttcacgcacttttccaaacttagtcaaaaacttctccagtttctcacttgaatcagccatcagtgctgtatcttcGTCGAGtagcatctgactcacttcccaggccttcttatctcaaacacacatcacacactcctgccgcagagcGACCCAGGCCTTCTCGTCCCAAacacacatcaaacacccctgctgcagagcgaccttcactgggaaccagtcactctcctctcttcc of Panulirus ornatus isolate Po-2019 chromosome 73, ASM3632096v1, whole genome shotgun sequence contains these proteins:
- the LOC139748373 gene encoding uncharacterized protein isoform X3, with protein sequence MCCGRVGGVVGVVGAVLVLLGVTQLIAGIYFMLVLPIFQLGSNIWTGIWSGMCGIIVGVIGWRKQAMQRGQMVLMATLSVLMADVANLVILQVGENGLFLSEDDLRIIIESNQDTILIIAFWLTTVLTSLGIVVSFLGAQYLFCVVVRGPKVKGRIPVTRTLSEEGLHLRQESQDSTPSLEDVVALPDPGGSSAWVYHPEEDKNATLLRSVGSNLLTDYPISSRRVPARHASFATSRFARVYQRPQRAQSFAARRDLQVSGSLPRKPPPIICPEPSSSKQNACRIHRSYSVIGRMMLEDSHEGSTLSRKFHACSLDELDAAPVIKVGFLSREKSRSDQSLSTFRETSSDGSGTIHIHRSTSVQERLLDGRTVLTSFGPINHSMPRIVKPKGPAPPPPKKRKSVPSSSDQSALSKFQDEEKEICDALTAFTTRSTEEEEQRTDNILLNINNGPIDNLQPHIGIQRESRSAVSNTKRILTFEHHLPLPVIEETIKNTRKRPAPQPHSALLSQSDDEASKETSAARQSGSLKSARTEVVKTSRSSLPEKSPSLVDQTSATTHPCRVKKTDRIQPEGMTVDNLRRLEEVLTNILDHGDTVSLRATKSDENITESLKTLDTKIPKSILRKSLIKPSKYEVAHREALEDSRVLLDQLPLSELQRNKIVLRVPSFRTAGCQTESYRPIRRRASCAQTNLSVAPRYKETATTTSSSTKTSSRVLPKEQWTNPELRDSPKEAAVVESSSSGYSSPEVSSKNPTPTHSDPPSPDSSSVVASDEDERRHETNVTVIEVNKSETESPRLPLWQDLDPKPPPRPPKPLRLRCKSDAAAFTNSHGGLLVPAPQRVSQLPFYEDQIGLTALTENVMLLTEAINPVLVHSTRPSEERSSSLSTTPRVVDVIRKTIHQSVQEDRSWEGRTVLVPRPHPAIRAHSLSLPRPSPNPIPRPRQIRGSRSPSPSRIKDHSHQKDKDEGSSTAAYLASLELLASHYRHQAIANAKQLQLQKRLLLQQQLKQQQQKQQQSQLREEDKEEGRQPQAPSSLVSPVKEESDC
- the LOC139748373 gene encoding uncharacterized protein isoform X1; the protein is MDPKEWFNLRQMYRNRFSVAAIKMDSKLSFARCKKGVRMCCGRVGGVVGVVGAVLVLLGVTQLIAGIYFMLVLPIFQLGSNIWTGIWSGMCGIIVGVIGWRKQAMQRGQMVLMATLSVLMADVANLVILQVGENGLFLSEDDLRIIIESNQDTILIIAFWLTTVLTSLGIVVSFLGAQYLFCVVVRGPKVKGRIPVTRTLSEEGLHLRQESQDSTPSLEDVVALPDPGGSSAWVYHPEEDKNATLLRSVGSNLLTDYPISSRRVPARHASFATSRFARVYQRPQRAQSFAARRDLQVSGSLPRKPPPIICPEPSSSKQNACRIHRSYSVIGRMMLEDSHEGSTLSRKFHACSLDELDAAPVIKVGFLSREKSRSDQSLSTFRETSSDGSGTIHIHRSTSVQERLLDGRTVLTSFGPINHSMPRIVKPKGPAPPPPKKRKSVPSSSDQSALSKFQDEEKEICDALTAFTTRSTEEEEQRTDNILLNINNGPIDNLQPHIGIQRESRSAVSNTKRILTFEHHLPLPVIEETIKNTRKRPAPQPHSALLSQSDDEASKETSAARQSGSLKSARTEVVKTSRSSLPEKSPSLVDQTSATTHPCRVKKTDRIQPEGMTVDNLRRLEEVLTNILDHGDTVSLRATKSDENITESLKTLDTKIPKSILRKSLIKPSKYEVAHREALEDSRVLLDQLPLSELQRNKIVLRVPSFRTAGCQTESYRPIRRRASCAQTNLSVAPRYKETATTTSSSTKTSSRVLPKEQWTNPELRDSPKEAAVVESSSSGYSSPEVSSKNPTPTHSDPPSPDSSSVVASDEDERRHETNVTVIEVNKSETESPRLPLWQDLDPKPPPRPPKPLRLRCKSDAAAFTNSHGGLLVPAPQRVSQLPFYEDQIGLTALTENVMLLTEAINPVLVHSTRPSEERSSSLSTTPRVVDVIRKTIHQSVQEDRSWEGRTVLVPRPHPAIRAHSLSLPRPSPNPIPRPRQIRGSRSPSPSRIKDHSHQKDKDEGSSTAAYLASLELLASHYRHQAIANAKQLQLQKRLLLQQQLKQQQQKQQQSQLREEDKEEGRQPQAPSSLVSPVKEESDC
- the LOC139748373 gene encoding uncharacterized protein isoform X2, which translates into the protein MNHSSSSDTRSSFGVRMCCGRVGGVVGVVGAVLVLLGVTQLIAGIYFMLVLPIFQLGSNIWTGIWSGMCGIIVGVIGWRKQAMQRGQMVLMATLSVLMADVANLVILQVGENGLFLSEDDLRIIIESNQDTILIIAFWLTTVLTSLGIVVSFLGAQYLFCVVVRGPKVKGRIPVTRTLSEEGLHLRQESQDSTPSLEDVVALPDPGGSSAWVYHPEEDKNATLLRSVGSNLLTDYPISSRRVPARHASFATSRFARVYQRPQRAQSFAARRDLQVSGSLPRKPPPIICPEPSSSKQNACRIHRSYSVIGRMMLEDSHEGSTLSRKFHACSLDELDAAPVIKVGFLSREKSRSDQSLSTFRETSSDGSGTIHIHRSTSVQERLLDGRTVLTSFGPINHSMPRIVKPKGPAPPPPKKRKSVPSSSDQSALSKFQDEEKEICDALTAFTTRSTEEEEQRTDNILLNINNGPIDNLQPHIGIQRESRSAVSNTKRILTFEHHLPLPVIEETIKNTRKRPAPQPHSALLSQSDDEASKETSAARQSGSLKSARTEVVKTSRSSLPEKSPSLVDQTSATTHPCRVKKTDRIQPEGMTVDNLRRLEEVLTNILDHGDTVSLRATKSDENITESLKTLDTKIPKSILRKSLIKPSKYEVAHREALEDSRVLLDQLPLSELQRNKIVLRVPSFRTAGCQTESYRPIRRRASCAQTNLSVAPRYKETATTTSSSTKTSSRVLPKEQWTNPELRDSPKEAAVVESSSSGYSSPEVSSKNPTPTHSDPPSPDSSSVVASDEDERRHETNVTVIEVNKSETESPRLPLWQDLDPKPPPRPPKPLRLRCKSDAAAFTNSHGGLLVPAPQRVSQLPFYEDQIGLTALTENVMLLTEAINPVLVHSTRPSEERSSSLSTTPRVVDVIRKTIHQSVQEDRSWEGRTVLVPRPHPAIRAHSLSLPRPSPNPIPRPRQIRGSRSPSPSRIKDHSHQKDKDEGSSTAAYLASLELLASHYRHQAIANAKQLQLQKRLLLQQQLKQQQQKQQQSQLREEDKEEGRQPQAPSSLVSPVKEESDC